One window from the genome of Paenibacillus azoreducens encodes:
- a CDS encoding exonuclease SbcCD subunit D produces the protein MRILHTGDWHFGKTLEGRSRLREQEDFVDELVRIANEQQADMILMAGDVYDSVNPPAAAEQLFYEACARLTENGRPLVVISGNHDQPERVASVSPLVARQGITLIGLPVAEPVSVGISRTGETAKIAALPYPSESRLNELLSAEGVEDELRRAYSARVGMLMDKLAQGFSPKTVNLAMSHIYVLGGLESDSERPIQVGGAYTVDPSALSIGAQYTALGHLHRPQAVKGDGIIRYSGSPLAYSFSEAGQAKSVMMLDVAPGEIPAMEEIYLACGRPLVRWKAKGGLEEVYRWLDEGRDALAYIDLEVFLTESMSLGDIQRLRKSRDGFVHIRPIYPEMELEQEHYERSGLPVSELFRRFYQRQSGGAEPGDELVQLFLELVEEDEQPKEENAV, from the coding sequence ATGCGGATATTGCACACCGGTGATTGGCATTTCGGAAAAACGCTTGAAGGCCGCAGCAGGCTGAGAGAGCAGGAAGATTTCGTGGACGAACTCGTCCGGATCGCAAACGAGCAGCAGGCGGATATGATTTTGATGGCGGGAGACGTGTATGACTCCGTCAATCCGCCCGCTGCGGCGGAGCAGCTTTTTTATGAAGCTTGTGCAAGACTGACGGAGAATGGGAGGCCGCTGGTAGTCATTTCGGGCAACCATGATCAGCCCGAGCGGGTCGCTTCGGTATCACCGCTGGTTGCCCGCCAAGGAATTACGCTCATCGGGCTTCCGGTGGCTGAACCGGTATCGGTTGGCATCTCCCGGACCGGGGAGACAGCCAAGATCGCGGCACTTCCGTATCCTTCCGAATCAAGGCTGAATGAACTGCTGTCCGCGGAAGGGGTGGAAGATGAGCTGCGCAGGGCATACAGCGCCCGCGTAGGCATGCTGATGGACAAGCTGGCACAAGGATTTTCCCCGAAAACCGTCAATCTGGCGATGAGTCATATATACGTTCTGGGCGGCCTGGAATCCGATTCCGAGCGTCCGATCCAGGTTGGAGGGGCTTATACGGTTGACCCGTCAGCGTTATCCATCGGGGCCCAATATACGGCGCTTGGGCATCTTCACCGCCCACAGGCGGTTAAAGGGGACGGCATCATCCGGTACAGCGGCTCCCCGCTTGCCTACAGCTTTTCAGAGGCAGGCCAGGCGAAGTCCGTCATGATGCTGGATGTTGCTCCGGGAGAGATACCGGCAATGGAAGAGATTTATCTCGCTTGCGGCAGGCCGCTGGTACGCTGGAAGGCAAAAGGAGGGCTTGAGGAGGTATACCGCTGGCTCGACGAAGGCAGGGATGCACTGGCCTACATAGATCTGGAAGTATTTCTTACCGAATCGATGTCTCTCGGCGATATTCAACGTTTGCGCAAAAGCAGAGACGGTTTTGTTCATATTCGGCCGATTTATCCGGAGATGGAGCTGGAGCAGGAGCATTACGAGCGGTCCGGGCTTCCGGTTTCCGAGCTGTTTCGCAGGTTTTACCAGCGCCAGAGCGGCGGTGCCGAACCAGGGGATGAATTGGTGCAGCTGTTTCTTGAGCTTGTGGAAGAAGACGAGCAGCCGAAGGAGGAGAATGCCGTATGA
- a CDS encoding AAA family ATPase, whose amino-acid sequence MKPITLKLSGLQSYRELQQIDFEDLCDMGLFGIFGPTGSGKSTLLDAMTLALYGKVERAVNGTQGIMNHSEDALFVSFRFELSSAEGKHRYRVERRFKRTGELSISNTVSRFIEITAEGENIIADRLAEVTRCVEEKIGLKMDDFTRAVVLPQGKFAEFLSLKGSERRQMLQRLFHLERYGDQLGMKLSRRIKENDGALKAVEAEQQGLGEAGEEALKAAEKQLSEAVVHAESMRTKLQRLTREVEEKGKIRERQLEKNRKQAELDRLQAAEEEMRRLELKLEKSAASAAIMPALALWRESLQELKRKEADRAMLKMAAERAEQAAAEAGAADDTAQEALAAGEPKLLQRREQLEQAVVLQRERDAVKALYEQLEHQQKETAGGVEGLRQSLAKEQELLNRGTQKQAELQEQLHGLEITSKERSLVQKAMQLRQMLSSAAERELKANKELEQQQAKLAAVLEKLELTEKERLQMQEREQAFAIRAGGCYAEAGKLALLTESELLAIDADERRLREELRQEQLHSLSLALAAELGPGQPCPVCGSLDHPAPARPDAAEAKLHEDVLVQLQGLKARLQEGKYAQRQLVQECSGLLDGTGASELPEGMAQAAAAAEWQGKPARTESSPIVTWEERLHMLEASRSSLSGELKALKTERSELNDQGEVLRQQALKQTAEADTCKAVLQQLKANLEQLSEEISKLKVQWAEELGDIPYEEAENRWSKMQNQDREAEEVKDRLRRSIPFLEEKKNAVQSLEQNLLEAEKRMIQLEAELRGKRELLQEKQERLRTWIGDQQAEGLLEACVRELGALRETAAEAKRSRQAAELAKHESAKAYAMSRQAEESAAAHHEAAAKRWEQQLADSAFANMAEVEEAHIPPQEAEQLGLKVRQHRDRERDLVAAIRHIDEQLIGSSLTEEEWVNASRELEMARQLGEEALQRKGRAERDLEDIQKRHVRWKELEQLRLERQREAEKLAKLQSCLRGNAFVEYIAEEQLMQVSQSASQRLRFLTKQRYSLEVDSGGGFLIRDDANGGVRRPVSTLSGGETFLTSLSLALALSAQIQLRGQYPLQFFFLDEGFGTLDPELLETVITSLERLHNDHLSVGVISHVPELRARLPRKLIVIPAEQAGGGSKIMTEQM is encoded by the coding sequence ATGAAGCCGATCACGCTTAAGCTTTCCGGCCTGCAAAGCTACAGGGAATTGCAGCAGATTGATTTCGAAGATTTATGCGATATGGGCTTGTTCGGTATTTTCGGGCCGACCGGCAGCGGCAAATCCACTTTGCTTGATGCCATGACGCTCGCCTTGTACGGCAAGGTTGAACGGGCCGTAAACGGCACACAGGGGATTATGAACCATTCGGAGGATGCCCTGTTTGTTTCTTTCCGCTTCGAATTGTCTTCCGCCGAAGGCAAACACCGTTATCGCGTTGAGCGGCGATTCAAGCGTACGGGCGAGTTGTCCATCAGCAATACGGTCAGCCGATTTATCGAGATCACCGCCGAAGGCGAAAATATCATCGCCGACAGACTTGCTGAGGTAACGCGCTGCGTCGAGGAAAAAATCGGCCTGAAAATGGACGACTTTACGCGGGCGGTTGTTCTGCCCCAAGGGAAATTTGCCGAATTTCTTTCCTTAAAGGGCAGCGAGCGAAGACAAATGCTGCAGCGGCTGTTTCATTTGGAGCGGTATGGAGATCAGCTTGGCATGAAGCTCAGCCGCCGGATCAAGGAAAACGACGGGGCCCTGAAAGCCGTGGAAGCGGAACAGCAAGGTTTGGGGGAAGCAGGGGAGGAAGCGCTCAAGGCTGCGGAAAAGCAGCTTAGCGAAGCGGTCGTCCACGCAGAATCTATGCGGACGAAGCTCCAGCGTTTGACCCGGGAGGTTGAAGAAAAGGGCAAGATTCGCGAGCGGCAGCTGGAGAAAAACCGGAAGCAGGCTGAACTTGATCGGCTGCAGGCGGCGGAGGAAGAAATGCGGCGGCTTGAGCTGAAGCTTGAAAAGTCCGCGGCATCGGCGGCTATAATGCCTGCACTCGCTTTATGGCGGGAGAGTTTGCAGGAACTGAAGCGGAAAGAAGCGGACAGGGCAATGCTGAAGATGGCTGCGGAGCGGGCAGAGCAGGCAGCAGCCGAAGCCGGTGCCGCAGATGATACGGCACAGGAAGCCTTGGCCGCGGGCGAACCCAAACTTCTGCAGCGTCGGGAGCAGCTTGAGCAGGCGGTTGTCCTGCAGCGGGAACGCGATGCCGTCAAAGCGCTTTATGAGCAGCTTGAACATCAGCAAAAGGAAACAGCCGGTGGAGTGGAAGGGCTGCGGCAGTCGCTTGCCAAAGAACAGGAGCTTTTGAACAGGGGTACGCAGAAGCAGGCAGAACTGCAGGAGCAGTTGCACGGCTTGGAAATCACGTCCAAAGAACGCAGCCTTGTCCAGAAGGCAATGCAGCTGCGGCAGATGCTGAGTTCCGCTGCAGAACGCGAGCTCAAAGCAAACAAGGAACTTGAGCAGCAGCAAGCGAAGCTGGCGGCAGTCCTGGAGAAGCTGGAGCTGACAGAAAAAGAACGGCTGCAAATGCAGGAACGGGAGCAGGCATTTGCCATCCGGGCCGGCGGCTGTTACGCGGAGGCTGGGAAGCTGGCGCTGCTGACGGAAAGCGAGCTTCTGGCCATCGATGCCGATGAGCGGCGGCTGCGGGAGGAACTCCGGCAGGAGCAGCTGCACAGCTTGTCGCTGGCGCTAGCGGCGGAGCTTGGGCCAGGGCAGCCATGCCCGGTCTGCGGCTCTCTTGACCATCCTGCGCCAGCCCGTCCAGATGCGGCTGAAGCTAAGCTGCATGAAGATGTGCTCGTGCAGCTGCAAGGCCTTAAAGCCCGGCTGCAGGAGGGCAAATACGCCCAGCGGCAGCTTGTTCAGGAATGCTCCGGTCTGCTGGATGGGACAGGTGCATCCGAATTGCCGGAGGGAATGGCACAAGCGGCCGCGGCCGCGGAATGGCAAGGGAAGCCGGCTCGGACGGAGAGTTCCCCGATCGTTACGTGGGAGGAGCGTCTGCATATGCTGGAAGCTTCCCGAAGCAGCCTTTCGGGTGAACTTAAGGCTTTGAAGACAGAACGTTCCGAACTGAATGACCAAGGTGAAGTTTTGCGGCAGCAAGCGCTCAAGCAGACCGCAGAAGCCGACACATGCAAAGCTGTACTGCAACAGTTAAAGGCAAACCTCGAACAGTTGAGCGAAGAAATATCGAAATTGAAGGTGCAGTGGGCCGAAGAGCTTGGGGACATTCCTTACGAAGAAGCGGAGAATCGCTGGTCCAAGATGCAGAATCAGGACCGGGAAGCGGAAGAGGTGAAGGATCGCCTGCGCCGGAGCATCCCATTCCTGGAAGAGAAAAAAAATGCCGTCCAGTCTTTGGAACAAAACCTGCTGGAAGCGGAAAAGCGGATGATCCAGTTGGAAGCCGAACTCCGCGGCAAACGGGAGCTATTGCAAGAGAAACAGGAGCGTCTGCGTACCTGGATAGGCGACCAGCAAGCCGAAGGGCTGTTGGAAGCATGCGTGCGGGAGCTGGGAGCGCTGCGAGAGACGGCAGCCGAAGCGAAACGCTCCAGACAGGCCGCTGAGCTGGCCAAGCATGAAAGCGCCAAAGCATATGCCATGTCCCGTCAAGCCGAGGAGTCGGCCGCCGCGCATCATGAAGCTGCAGCCAAACGTTGGGAGCAGCAGCTGGCGGATTCCGCATTTGCCAATATGGCCGAAGTGGAAGAGGCTCATATTCCGCCACAGGAAGCAGAGCAGCTTGGACTGAAGGTCCGGCAGCACCGGGACCGGGAACGGGATCTTGTGGCAGCTATCCGTCATATAGACGAGCAGTTGATCGGCAGTTCGCTAACCGAAGAAGAGTGGGTGAATGCGAGCCGCGAGCTTGAGATGGCCCGCCAGCTGGGCGAAGAAGCGCTTCAGCGCAAGGGCCGGGCGGAACGGGACCTAGAGGATATCCAGAAACGCCATGTCCGTTGGAAGGAGCTCGAGCAGCTGCGGCTTGAGCGGCAGCGGGAAGCGGAGAAGCTTGCCAAGCTGCAGTCCTGTCTGCGCGGCAATGCTTTTGTCGAATATATCGCGGAGGAACAGCTGATGCAGGTCAGCCAATCGGCGTCCCAGCGCCTAAGATTCCTCACCAAGCAGCGTTATTCGCTTGAGGTGGACTCCGGGGGCGGCTTTCTGATCCGCGATGATGCGAACGGCGGGGTGCGCAGACCGGTTTCGACGCTGTCCGGAGGGGAGACCTTCCTTACGTCCCTGTCTTTGGCCTTGGCGCTGTCCGCACAGATTCAGCTCCGCGGACAATATCCTCTCCAGTTCTTTTTCCTGGACGAGGGTTTCGGAACGCTTGATCCAGAGCTGCTGGAGACGGTCATCACATCCCTGGAGCGGCTTCATAACGACCATCTTTCGGTTGGCGTCATCAGCCACGTGCCTGAACTCAGGGCGCGGTTGCCGCGCAAGCTTATTGTCATACCGGCCGAACAGGCGGGCGGGGGCTCGAAAATTATGACGGAACAAATGTAG
- a CDS encoding histidine triad nucleotide-binding protein — MDCLFCKIIEGSIPSQKVFENERILVFKDIQPAAPVHVLIIPKKHIASMNDVEEQDLPLIAEMHQVAQQVAKELGVADTGYRLINNCGPDSGQAVHHIHYHLLGGAKLGALTGISDSHS, encoded by the coding sequence ATGGACTGTCTCTTTTGCAAAATTATCGAAGGAAGCATTCCTTCGCAAAAGGTTTTTGAAAATGAAAGAATTTTGGTGTTCAAGGATATTCAGCCGGCGGCACCGGTGCATGTGCTAATTATTCCCAAGAAGCATATCGCTTCCATGAACGATGTGGAGGAGCAGGATCTTCCGCTTATTGCCGAGATGCATCAGGTTGCTCAGCAGGTTGCGAAGGAACTGGGCGTCGCGGATACCGGTTACCGCCTGATCAACAACTGCGGACCGGACAGCGGCCAAGCTGTGCACCATATTCACTACCATCTGCTTGGCGGGGCCAAACTGGGGGCTCTGACAGGGATTTCGGACTCGCATTCGTAA
- the rpsU gene encoding 30S ribosomal protein S21, which produces MSETKVRKNESIDAALRRFKRSIAKDGVLAEVKKRKHYEKPSVKRKKKSEAARKRKF; this is translated from the coding sequence GTGTCTGAAACTAAAGTTCGCAAAAACGAGTCTATTGATGCTGCACTTCGCCGCTTTAAGCGCTCCATCGCTAAGGATGGTGTATTGGCTGAGGTGAAGAAACGCAAGCATTATGAGAAGCCAAGCGTAAAGCGCAAGAAAAAGTCCGAGGCTGCTCGTAAGAGAAAGTTTTAG
- a CDS encoding GatB/YqeY domain-containing protein: MNLSERLNEDMIQAMKSKDKFKLSTIRMVRSTIKNLEIDLKRTLDDNEVLDILSREIKQRKDALQEFKKAGRDDLATTVEAEIEIIGQYLPEQLSEEEIKVIVQQTIQETGASSKADMGKVMSALMPKVKGRSDGKIVNQVVQQFLQ; the protein is encoded by the coding sequence ATGAATCTTAGCGAACGATTGAACGAAGATATGATACAAGCGATGAAGAGCAAAGACAAGTTCAAGCTCTCCACTATTCGAATGGTTCGTTCAACGATCAAGAATCTTGAAATAGATTTGAAAAGAACTTTGGATGACAACGAAGTGCTTGATATCCTCAGTCGTGAAATTAAACAGCGCAAAGATGCCCTCCAAGAATTTAAAAAAGCAGGTCGTGACGATCTTGCGACAACTGTCGAAGCGGAAATTGAAATTATCGGTCAGTACCTTCCCGAACAGCTTTCCGAAGAAGAAATAAAAGTTATTGTACAGCAGACCATCCAGGAAACCGGTGCTTCTTCGAAAGCCGACATGGGGAAAGTGATGAGCGCGCTGATGCCGAAAGTCAAAGGCCGCTCAGACGGAAAAATCGTGAACCAGGTGGTTCAACAATTTCTGCAATAA
- a CDS encoding NfeD family protein, producing the protein MNTYSRIRNSMMWLLVLFVLIAGTAAFVPGLAEAEAEKAAPVYIIPVEQKIETGLEKFLKRGFKEAEKSNAGLIVLEIDTPGGLVNTAQNIGKMIRESKIRTVAYIHGNAASAGSYIALNADKIAMTPGSMIGAAAIVDSTGKRVDDPKLVAAWKSEMSAAAESSGRNGKIAAGMADINMVVDMPEIGETKEKGEIIALSSEQALKVGFADKIVSSPEEAVSWMGYQADNVVRMDHTGAERIAAFLTHPVVMTVLLFLGIAGIVIELIVPGFGVPGIIGVAAFVLYFFGNYVAGFAGNETWLLFIVGLVLMILEMFVPSFGILGVLGAISLIAGVVRAAYDTSHALLSLGIAFAAAAVVIVIVAIVFKERGIWNRFILSESLTKEQGYVPTESKESLLGREGVSVTPLRPAGTVIINDERIDVVTDGEFIPKDMPVVVIHVEGARVVVKPK; encoded by the coding sequence ATGAATACATACAGCAGAATAAGAAATTCAATGATGTGGTTACTGGTTCTCTTTGTGCTGATTGCAGGGACAGCGGCGTTTGTCCCGGGTCTGGCGGAAGCGGAAGCTGAGAAAGCAGCACCTGTTTATATCATTCCGGTGGAACAGAAAATCGAGACCGGGCTTGAAAAATTCCTGAAGCGCGGATTCAAGGAGGCCGAAAAATCAAATGCCGGCCTGATCGTATTGGAGATCGATACGCCGGGCGGGCTTGTAAATACGGCGCAGAATATCGGCAAAATGATCCGCGAGAGCAAAATCAGGACGGTTGCTTACATACATGGCAACGCCGCCTCCGCCGGCAGCTACATTGCCCTAAATGCGGATAAAATAGCGATGACTCCGGGGAGCATGATCGGCGCGGCCGCGATCGTGGACAGTACGGGGAAACGGGTGGATGACCCTAAACTTGTGGCCGCCTGGAAATCCGAGATGTCCGCCGCAGCGGAATCAAGCGGGAGAAACGGCAAAATAGCCGCAGGCATGGCGGACATCAACATGGTGGTGGATATGCCGGAAATCGGCGAGACCAAAGAGAAAGGCGAAATCATTGCCTTATCCAGCGAGCAGGCGCTCAAAGTCGGATTTGCAGACAAGATCGTCTCATCGCCTGAAGAGGCCGTATCTTGGATGGGATATCAGGCCGATAATGTCGTTCGGATGGATCATACGGGAGCAGAGAGGATCGCTGCATTCTTGACCCATCCCGTCGTCATGACGGTGCTCCTGTTTCTTGGTATCGCTGGTATCGTCATCGAACTGATTGTGCCTGGATTTGGCGTTCCGGGGATCATTGGGGTAGCGGCGTTTGTTCTGTATTTCTTTGGAAATTATGTGGCCGGATTTGCCGGCAATGAAACTTGGCTGCTCTTTATTGTGGGGCTTGTCCTTATGATTTTGGAAATGTTCGTCCCGAGCTTCGGTATTTTGGGCGTCTTGGGAGCGATCAGTTTGATAGCCGGGGTTGTGCGGGCGGCATATGACACCAGCCATGCGCTGTTGTCGCTCGGGATTGCCTTCGCCGCGGCCGCTGTCGTCATCGTCATTGTGGCGATCGTATTCAAGGAGAGGGGCATCTGGAATCGTTTTATCCTCAGCGAGTCGCTTACCAAGGAGCAAGGGTATGTTCCAACGGAATCCAAGGAGAGTTTGCTTGGCCGGGAAGGCGTCAGCGTGACGCCGCTAAGACCTGCAGGCACCGTGATCATTAACGATGAACGGATCGATGTGGTAACAGACGGGGAGTTCATTCCGAAAGATATGCCGGTCGTAGTGATCCATGTCGAAGGTGCGCGTGTGGTAGTCAAACCGAAATAA
- the floA gene encoding flotillin-like protein FloA (flotillin-like protein involved in membrane lipid rafts), whose translation MDGTSLIPILLIAVVVIIVLSVFFSFFPLTLWISALAAGVRISIITLVAMRLRRVTPSRIVNPLIKATKAGLGLNINQLESHYLAGGNVDRVVNALIAAQRANIPLEFTRAAAIDLAGRDVLQAVQMSVNPRVIETPVVAAVAKNGIEVKVKARVTVRANIDRLVGGAGEETIIARVGEGIVTTVGSSDAHKDVLENPDSISRTVLSKGLDAGTAFEILSIDIADVDVGKNIGAYLQTEQAEADKRIAQAKAEERRAMAVAQEQEMKARVVEMRARVVESESEVPLAMAEALRSGKIGVMDYMNLKNIEADTQMRGSLGKMGEGDQNGPQNNK comes from the coding sequence ATGGACGGTACTTCTTTGATCCCGATTTTGCTTATTGCTGTCGTGGTTATTATTGTGCTGAGCGTGTTTTTTAGCTTCTTTCCGCTTACGCTCTGGATCTCTGCCTTGGCGGCTGGCGTCCGCATCAGCATCATAACCTTGGTGGCGATGAGACTCCGCCGGGTTACGCCAAGCCGGATTGTCAATCCGCTCATCAAGGCAACCAAAGCCGGGCTGGGATTGAACATCAACCAGTTGGAAAGCCACTATTTGGCCGGCGGTAACGTGGACCGGGTCGTCAATGCGTTGATTGCGGCCCAGCGCGCGAACATTCCGTTGGAATTCACCCGGGCGGCAGCTATTGACCTGGCAGGCCGCGATGTGCTGCAGGCCGTACAAATGAGCGTTAACCCACGCGTTATCGAAACGCCTGTCGTCGCTGCTGTAGCGAAGAACGGTATTGAAGTTAAAGTTAAAGCAAGAGTGACCGTGCGTGCCAATATCGACCGTCTCGTCGGCGGTGCTGGCGAAGAAACGATCATTGCCCGTGTAGGCGAAGGGATCGTTACTACCGTTGGTTCCAGCGACGCCCACAAGGACGTTCTCGAGAATCCGGACAGCATCTCCCGTACCGTGTTGTCTAAAGGTCTGGATGCGGGTACCGCATTTGAAATTTTGTCCATTGATATCGCCGACGTTGATGTAGGCAAAAATATCGGCGCATACCTGCAAACCGAGCAAGCGGAAGCGGATAAACGCATCGCGCAGGCGAAAGCGGAAGAACGGCGCGCCATGGCGGTTGCGCAGGAACAGGAAATGAAGGCGCGGGTCGTGGAAATGAGAGCGCGCGTGGTCGAATCCGAATCCGAGGTACCGCTCGCGATGGCGGAAGCGCTCCGTTCAGGAAAAATCGGCGTCATGGATTACATGAATTTGAAAAATATCGAAGCGGATACCCAAATGAGAGGTTCGCTTGGCAAGATGGGTGAGGGAGATCAAAACGGCCCCCAAAATAACAAATAG
- the yqfC gene encoding sporulation protein YqfC, with amino-acid sequence MTRISRRLRKWTNEVLDLPQDVLLDLPRITLVGNKELSVENHHGVRHFSENKMVLSLSEGSLEVEGSGLMIRTILPQEVLIEGIIVNIKYIGTGESS; translated from the coding sequence ATGACCCGGATCAGCCGCAGACTGCGGAAATGGACAAATGAAGTATTGGATTTGCCGCAGGACGTTCTGCTCGATCTGCCTCGGATTACACTTGTGGGAAACAAGGAGCTTTCCGTTGAGAATCATCACGGTGTGCGGCATTTTTCAGAGAATAAAATGGTTTTGTCCCTGAGCGAGGGCTCGCTGGAAGTAGAAGGCTCCGGACTGATGATCCGGACGATTCTGCCGCAGGAGGTCCTGATTGAAGGGATCATCGTCAATATAAAATATATAGGAACGGGGGAGAGTTCATGA